CAAAAATCCGGAAAAGTGCCCGCGCTTTATCAAGATTATAAAGAGCTCCTAGAAAAAGAAAAACCAGAATTTGTTTTAATCGGATCCCCAGATCATTGGCACGCCTTGCAATGCATAGATGCCCTGAAAGCAGGCGCTCATGTATATGTACAAAAGCCAATCTCCGTAGATGTCATAGAAGGCGAAGCGATGGTGGCAGCTGCGAGAAAATACAATAAAGTAGTTCAGGTAGGTACGCAAAGAAAAAGCACTCCGCATCTAATCGATGCCAAAGAGCAGATTATAGACAGCGGCAAACTAGGCAAAATTTCCCATGTGGAAGTTTGCTGCTACTATCACATGCGTGCTAACGGAAATCCTCCAGTCGAACCCATACCGGATTTTTTCAATTATGACCTATGGACTGGACCAGCCCCACTCCGGCCTTATGATGGATTGCCACACCGCCGCTGGTGGAGAACATTTATGGAATATGGAAATGGCATTACAGGGGATATGTGTGTCCACATGCTGGATACCGTTCGGTGGATGTTGAAATTAGGCTGGCCTACAGGGATCAGTTCTACCGGTGGGATTTTTGTTCAAAAAGACGGCAAATCCAATATTTCTGACACGCAATCTGCAATCTTCGAATACCCGGAACTGAACGTAGTTTGGCAGCACCGAACCTGGGGTAATCCTGATGATCCAGAGTACCCTTGGGCATTTAAGATATTTGGAGAGAAGGGAATGCTGGCAGGCAGCACCATGCAAGCGGACTATACACCTTTGGATAAAGATGAAAAACCAATCCACTTTGAATGTCTTTTTGAGCGTGAGAACTATCCGGAAGATCTGACTGAACCGGATATCGAGCTGAATGCTGCACCAGCCACACGTCTCCACATGCAGGATTGGCTAAAGGCAATCGATAATAACACCCTGCCTGTTGCTGATATTGAAGAAGGGCATATTTCCACGGCTTCTTGTATTTTGGCAAATATTTCCATGGATTTGGGTGGAAGAAGGTTGGAATACGACCCTAAATCCATGACCGTAATCGGAGACAAAGAGGCTACGAAACTCCTCCGGAGGCCTTACAGAAAAGGATACACACATCCGGAACCTAAAAGCGTTTAAAGACATCTTATAAACCGAGTCTCGAATTTTGGGACTCGGTTTTAATTTATTGATAAACCCAATATCTTGGCTTCTCTTCTCTATTTGAAATGCCATGATTGAGATTACACCTGCAACCCAAGACGACCTGAAATATGTCCAAAGCATCGCCAATCAAACCTGGCCAGATACTTTTGGGGAAATTTTAAGTCCTGAGCAAATCGATTATATGCTAAAATGGATGTATAGCCTGGATACTCTGGAGAAACAACAAAACAAGGGACACCTGTTTTATTTGGCTGAGGAAAATGGTCAAAAAATGGGATTCACCGGAATTGAGATCAATCAAGGGCCTGGCAAAACCAAGATCCATAAAATCTACATTCTTCCAAGCGCCCAGGGAAAAGGAGTAGGAAAGAAATTGATTCAGAAGATCAAAGAAGTTGCGCTGGCAAAAGATCAGAAAAGTCTACTTTTGAATGTCAATAAATACAACGAGGGTGCGATCGCCTTTTACGAGTATTTGGGATTTAAGAAAATAAAAGAAGAAGTCATCGACATTGGCAATGGCTATGTGATGGATGATTTTGTGTTTGAGTTGAAGCTTTAAAATAATTAACCTTTGAGGTTGCAAAGACCTCGAAGGTTTAAACTCAAGCCCTATTTCATCCAACTAATCAGAATCCAAAGACATTGATTGGGTTTCACATATGGCCTTTTGTATCTAAAGAGCAGAAAAATAATATAGTCCGAATGTAAGACCTTAGGGTAATTATTTTTAAAACCTTCGAGGAGATTTCTCGGTCGTTCCTCGAAAATGACACCTCAAAGGTTATTCAGAAAGGTCTCCCAAAGCACCAATCCATTTGCAGGGGCAGGAGGTAATTTTTCAAATGATCCAGGAGATTCAAATCGATTGGCAATCTCAGTCAATTCCATCTCTCCTTTTCCTATTTGCCAAATGGCATACATCATCATGCGAACCTGGTGATGCAAAAAACCCGTCCCAGTGATTTCGAAGTAAAAAATCTCATCGGGAAAAAACTGCCCCAGCAATTCATTTGAGCTTGCGATCCTTGCTGAAATTACTTTTCGGAGATAGTCTGTCTTGTTTTCGGAAGGTCTACAGAAACCTTTGAAATTATGCTCTCCAATAAATAATTCACAAGCTTCCTTCATTTTTTCCCAGTTCAAATCTCCTGCAACATTGAGAAGGAAAGCCGAAGCAAAAGGATGAAAATCATTGGAATTCGAGAAATAGAAACGGTAAGTTTTCTGCCGTACTGACTGGATCAAATTGAAGTCTATGGGAACCTCTTGCACTGAATTAAGCTGAATATCCTGAGGCAAATGCACATTGAGCTCGAGCAAAAGCGAATCCATCTCAACCTTTTCACGAAGGAAAATCTGAACAAATCCACCTACGCAAGAAACCCCAGAATCAGTCCGACTTGCACCAATTAAGGAAAAATCCTCATGCCCCAATACATGCCGTAGCACGCGCTCCAATCTTCGCTGAACTGTGGGCTGATTGGGCTGAGGTGCCCAACCTTTATATCGGGCACCAAAATAGGAAATGGAAAAAAGGAAGGAAAATGGGCGAGATTGCAATTTGATTTGAAGTTTGAAATTTGAAATTAAGTCCAATTTCCCTTAATTCTTTCACGTAGTCAATAATTGAAATCAATTCGCTACGACTGGCTGTGTCCAGGCAACTTCTTTATCACCGATCTGATAGGGGTTCTCCTTAGGTTTGGAGGAAATGATTTTGGCGCGAACGTACATATCATCTACCTCAAGCGTATAATCTCCAGTCACACCTTTAATGTCTTTCAAAAGAACTCCACTTTCAGAAGGATTAGATTTTTTTGTTCCAAAGAACTGGATGGTATAGGCCACCCCATTTTCCGGTTGAACAGCAACGGATAAAGTCTCACCATCGAAATTGATCTCATTCATGGTAACGCCAGTTGTGGAATAAAAATCACCCTTTTCCATTGCCTCGATTAAAGAAGCAGGGGCCAAACTTTCAGATAAAACCATCACCCAACCCCGACCGGGGTTACTGCTATTTTGATCAAAAACATGGTAATTGTGCGCATCATCAACAGCCAAGCCATAAAGCAATGGTTTCCCTGCTTGTAAATATGCTGCCTGCACTTTGTCCCAAAGCACCTCCATACTGGGTCTTAGAGAATCTCCGTAATTATTTACCTGGGGATGACCGTTATAAACTTCAAAAAATCGCTCTCCTTCCAATTGGATGATATCTTCCGGCGTAATGGCCCAGATAAAATTCGGGTGATTGAGGTGCAAAAACATAGGAATTCCTGTAGAATCCCGCTGGGCTTTCACCCTGTCTAAGCCATTTTGCAAGATTTCCGGAATTGAATTCCCTCCTTCCGCCGGAATCAATTGCTGAATATTCGTGACATTCATATGAAGCGGTTTGCTCTCAAAACTCTCTGTCAACTCCTGAGATTGAATGATCAAAAACTCACCTTCTTCCTCAAACATCGGAGCATACTCTGCCAAGGTTTTCAACTTTACCTCCACTCTTCCGGCTGAATCTTCCCGATAAACGACTTGATCACCATATTTATCCAAGTACTTCTCAAAGCCCATTTCATGTGAAGGAGATCTCGGAATCAACTTCCACTTTTCGCCTTGCGCCAGCGTGTTATGATCAGATAAAACCACAAAATCATACTCATGCGACTTATACCAATCCATGATCATCTCCGGGTAATCATCCCCGTCCGACCAATAGGAATGCGTGTGGAGATTGCCTTTGTACCATTGTTTGGAAGGTTTCTCAACTTTCTCTCCAGGTTTACAGGAAACAAAAATTAAAGCAGAAAGCACACAAAGCAGAGGGAGATTTTTCATGGCACATGATATTTAGGTGTTCATCAAATATAACAAGCTCTTGCAAATGAAAGGTTAGCTCTAGATTATCATAAACATTGGGCACAAAAAAACCACCCCAGTCCTGAGGTGGTTTTCATTTTTTCTGCTGACTGATTTAAGCCAAAATCTTCGCAGCAAGCCAGTCACCCACTTCAGAAGTTTTGTAGGACGGCCCTCCATCAGCGATATCTTCGGTTGCGTATCCCTCTGAAAGCGACAGGTTCACTACATCAGAAATCGCCTGGGCTTCTTCTTTCAGGTCAAACGCATACTCGAACATCATTGCTGCAGAAAGCACTGTAGCTAAAGGATTGGCAATGTCTTTTCCAGCAGCTTGTGGATAAGAACCGTGAATTGGCTCAAACAATTTGATGGAAGTACCCAAGGAAGCAGATGGCATCAAGCCCATAGAACCTGAAATTACAGAAGCCTCATCTGTCAAGATATCTCCGAACAAGTTTTCAGTAATCAAGACATCGTAGGCTTTTGGCCACTGAATCAAACGCATGGCTACCGCATCTACAAATTCATATTCTACTTTCACATCTGGATATTCCGGGGCCAATTCCTGAACGGTTTCTCTCCAAAGTCTGGAAGTCGCCATCACATTGGCTTTGTCTACGCAAGTCAGGAGTTTTCTTCTTTTTTGCGCAGCTTCGAAACCCATTCTAGCAAGACGGGTAATCTCTTCCTTGCTGTACATGTTAGTATCAAAAGCCTTGGTTCCTTGCTCGTTTCTACCTCTTGGTTCGCCAAAATAAACTCCGCCGGTAAGCTCTCTGAAGAAGACAAAGTCAACGCCTTCGACACGCTCCAGTTTCAAGGGAGATTTATGTACCAAAGAAGGAAAAGTAAACGTAGGCCTTACATTGGCAAACAAGCCCAATTTCTGGCGCATCAACAATAAACCTTGCTCAGGACGTACCTTTGCTTTAGGATCATTGTCATATTTAGGATCTCCGATAGCTCCAAAAAGTACCGCATCTGAGGCCGCAGCTACTTCGTGGGTTGAATCTGGATAAGGTTCTCCTGTGGCATCAATAGCCGCAGCGCCTACTACTCCTTCTGTAAAGTTGATTTGGTGTCCGAATTTTTGTCCTACGGCTTTCACCACCTTTACTGCCTGATCAATAACTTCTGGTCCTATGCCATCACCCGGCAATAGTGCGATATTCATTTCCATAAAATTTGGATTCTTCTTTCGTTGGGGTTTGATTAAAAGATTCGACGATGTTCAGCATTTTCTCTGTGGCCATCATCGCAGCCACTGTTTGATCGGGGTCTAGCCCCTTTGTTTTAAATATCTTCCCATAATCCCAGGTCACTACAGTTTCCACAAAGGCATCAGTTTTTCCTCCCGGGGGAATAGAAACATGATAATCTATCAACTTTGGAAGCTGTCTTTTTCTGGTTTTATAGATTTTCTTGACTGCCTTCATAAAGGAATCGTACTGTCCATCACCTGTAGCGGTGGCATCATAGGATTTCCCATAAATATTCAGTCGCAACTGTACTGACGGCTTTAGGCCCTGGGAATGGGTCATGTGATACCCTTCAATGTGAATGTCTTTGGAAATAGAATTATTCTGCAATACATCGGAAATGATGTACGGCAGATCTTCCGTAGTCACTCGCTCTTTTTTATCACCGAGTTCGATGATACGCTGAGTTACTTTGGTCAGCTCATCCTTTTCCAAAGAAATCCCTAATTCTTCCAGATTCTTTAGGATATTGGCTTTACCAGAAGTTTTACCTAGTGCATATTTTCGTTGGCGACCAAATCGCTCTGGCAGCAAGTCATTGAAGTATAGGTTCTTCTTATTATCACCATCAGCATGAATCCCTGCGGTCTGGGTGAAGACATTTTCGCCCACCACTGGTTTATTAGCTGGAATGTGCTGACCAGAAAACTGCTCTACAAGCTTACTCACCCTGTAGATCTTCTGCTCCTGCACGTTAATCTGCAGATCGGTAAAGTCTTTGATCACTGCGATCACAGATTCCAGTGGTGCGTTTCCGGCTCTTTCTCCCAGGCCATTGACTGTAGTATGGATCCCGGAGGCGCCATACATGATCGCTTCCATGACGTTAGCCACCGATAGATCGTAATCATTATGGGCGTGAAAATCGAAATGAGCTTCTGGGAACTTACCAGAAATCTGAAGGAAAAACTTTTTAGTCTCCTCCGGAGAAAGCAATCCCAGCGTGTCTGGAAGCATGATTCGCTTAATTGGTAACGTAGTCAAAAAGGCGATCAACTCTAGGGTATATTCCAGAGAATTGCGCATACCGTTTGACCAGTCTTCCAGGTATACATTTACATCAATTCCTTTTTCCTGGGCATAAGAAATACTCCTCTGAATATCCGAAAAGTGCTCCTCCTTGGTCTTTTTGAGTTGATGGGTTAGGTGATTGAGCGAGCCCTTAGTCAATAGATTCATGACTTTTGCCCCGGCTTTGGTCAGCCAATCCACTGAAGCGGGAGTGTCTACAAATCCCAAGACCTCCACTCTATCCAGATAGCCTTTTTCTGCAGCCCATTGGGTGATTTTCTGTACTCCCTCTAGCTCTCCTTCAGACACTCTCGCTGAAGCCACTTCGATACGATCTACCTTCAACTCATCCAGTAATAGTTTGGCTATTTGGAGTTTTTCTGAAGGTAAAAAGGATACGCTGGAGGTCTGTTCTCCATCCCTCAGCGTAGTATCCATTATTTCAATGCGCTTCCCTGCGGTCATTTTCACTTATTTATTCGCTGCAAATGCATCTATTTCGTCCGACATGTTCAACAGATAGTCGATGTCATCGAAGCCATTTTGCATGTTTGCTTTTTTGTATTCATTGATGTCAAAAGATTCAGATTCTCCAGTGGAATCCAGTGTGATCTTTTGGTTAGGAATATCAACTGTAATGGTGGCATCAGGATTGGAAGTGATAGTATCCAGCAATTTATCCGCAAATTCCGGAGTAACCGTTACCGGTAGCACACCGATGTTGAGGCAGTTATTCTTGAAAATATCTGCAAAGAAACTGGAAACCACACAACGGAATCCGTAATCGTAGATCGCCCAAACCGCATGTTCTCTACTGGAACCAGAGCCAAAATTCCTTCCAGCCACCAAGATTTTACCACTGTAAGTTGGGTCATTGAGTACAAAATCCTTTTTAGGATTACCTTCTACATCATACCTCCAGTCACGGAAAAGATTATCTCCAAACCCTTCACGCTCTGTAGCCTTCAGGAAACGAGCGGGTATGATTTGGTCTGTATCCACATTGTCTGTCGGTAAAGGAACCGCAGTGCTTGTGAGAACAGTAAATTTATCGTAAGCCATTTTATTTTAATTGAAAGATTGGAAAATTGGAAAATTGAAAGATTTGATCGGTGCATAAAACTTACTTACCGATTCAATCTCTTACTTCAAATTTCTGACTTCGTATTTTTAATTTTGAAACACTTCTCTAGGGTCACAAATTTCGCCTGCAATGGCTACTGCTGCTACTGTCAAAGGAGAAGCGAGCATAGTTCTTGCCCCAGGCCCCTGACGACCTTCAAAGTTTCGGTTGGAAGTGGAAACCGCATATTTTCCGGAAGGAATCTTATCATCGTTCATCGCAAGACATGCTGAGCAGCCTGGCTGTCGAAGCTCAAATCCTGCTTCTTCTAGAATCTTGACCAAGCCTTCCTCATGTGCCATTTTTTCTACTTCACGAGAACCCGGCACAATCCAAGCTGTGATATTGTCCGCTTTTTTATGGCCTTTTACAAATGAGGCTACGGAGCGGATATCTTCGATTCTACCATTGGTACAAGACCCCACGAAAACGAAGTCAACCTTCTTTCCCTTAATCGCTTCTCCTGGTTCAAAGCCCATGTAAGCCAAAGACTTTAGGTATGAAGCTTTGTTGCTTCCTTCCATGCCGGCAGTAGTTGGAATATTTCCTTTTACCTTGATCCCCATACCTGGATTGGTACCGTAAGTAATCATAGGCTCGATATCCGCTGCATCGAAGTGATACTCCTTATCAAAAACAGCACCTTCGTCAGTTTTCAGTGTCTTCCAATATGCTACGGCTTGGTCCCACTCCTCTCCTGCTGGTGCGTACTGTTTGCCCTTTAAGTATTCAAAAGTAGTCTCATCCGGAGCGATCAAACCACCACGTGCTCCCATCTCAATGGACATGTTACACACGGTCATTCTGGCTTCCATGGAAAGGCTTTGGATTGCAGATCCAGCATATTCTACAAAGTAGCCAGTCGCTCCTGCTGCTGAAATTTGGGATATTACGTATAGGATCAAATCCTTTGAAGTCACTCCTGGCCCTGCTACTCCATCAATGGTGATTCGCATTTTCTTTGGCTTGGACTGCATGATACATTGCGTAGCCAAAACCATTTCCACCTCAGAAGTACCGATTCCAAATGCAATGGCTCCAAAAGCTCCGTGTGTGGACGTATGGCTATCGCCACACACTATAGTCATGCCAGGCTGGGTGATGCCAAGCTCTGGACCGATCACGTGGACAATCCCGTGGTGAGCCGATCCCAAATCATGAAGCTCTATGCCATACTTGGCACAGTTTTCACGAAGTCGTTCTACCTGCATTCTGGAGAGCTTATCCTTGATCGTTTTGTCCTGGTCTACGGTAGGCACATTGTGATCAGGAGTAGCCACAGTTCTGCTTGGGTTTTTTACACCTATGCCACGCTTTTCCAAGTTAAGAAAGGCGACTGGGGAAGTAACTTCATGGATAAAATGCTTATCAATGAAGAAAACATCTGGGCCTGAAGGAACAGATTTTACCACATGGGAATCCCAGATTTTATCGAATAATGTTGTCTTTTCCATAATTATGCGGTCGCGTATTCTTTGACCGGTATTTTGTTAAGTGCATCCACAAAAGCCTGTGCTGATGCCAATACTATATCTGTATGAGAAGCAAACCCATAATAAGGTTTGTCTCCTTTGATCAATCTCATGTGTACTTTGGCCACATCGTCACTGCCATGGGTGATGGCCTGAATCAGGAACTCCTCCAGTTCAACAGTGGGCTTGACGCTCTTTTCTATAGCTTTCAAAACAGCATCTACAGGCCCATTGCCATGCGCGGTGGTGGTATGGGATTCGTTTCCGATTTTCAAAGAAACAGTAGCGTTGATGGTATCACTTGAGGAGTAGTTTACTTTTTCCAATTCGATGAAATTGGATTCCTCGATGAATTTCCCAACTAAGCCGAGCAGGTCTTTTCGACCTATATCTCTCTTTTTATCTGCAAGAATCAAAAACTCCTCATATACTTCACGCAAAGCTTCTCCTTCCAATTCTACACCTAGAGCATCTAAGTGATGTTTCAGCGCGGCTCTTCCTGATCTAGCAGTCAGCACGATGGTAGATTCCGCAACTCCTACATCCTTAGGATCGATGATTTCATAGTTTTCTCTATGCTTGAGCACCCCATCCTGGTGGATTCCAGATGAATGCGCGAAGGCATTTCTGCCGACTATTGCCTTGTTTGGCTGCACAGGCATATTCATCAATTTGGACACCAATCTGCTGGTATTATAAATTCTAGGCGTGACGATATCGGAGTGCACCTCAATAGATTTGTGGCATTTGATTGCCATCACTACTTCCTCCATGGAGGTGTTTCCAGCACGTTCGCCAATACCATTGATCGTGACTTCCACCTGCCTAGCTCCATGCTGCACACCTGCTACGGTATTGGCGGTAGCCATACCTAGATCATTATGACAGTGGGTGGCTATGATAGCCTTATCGATGTTAGGCACGTTGTTTTTCAAAGAAGCAATGATTCCGCCATACTGCTCAGGGAGGCAATATCCTGTAGTATCAGGAATATTTACCACCGTAGCTCCGGCTTTGATTACTTCCTCTATGATTCTATTCAG
This genomic window from Algoriphagus sp. TR-M9 contains:
- a CDS encoding Gfo/Idh/MocA family oxidoreductase encodes the protein MNALNRRDFLKGSSALATLASFGLLGMDFKDREGPLQVALIGAGWYGKSDLFRLIQVADVEVVGLCDPDQNMLKAAGDMVATRQKSGKVPALYQDYKELLEKEKPEFVLIGSPDHWHALQCIDALKAGAHVYVQKPISVDVIEGEAMVAAARKYNKVVQVGTQRKSTPHLIDAKEQIIDSGKLGKISHVEVCCYYHMRANGNPPVEPIPDFFNYDLWTGPAPLRPYDGLPHRRWWRTFMEYGNGITGDMCVHMLDTVRWMLKLGWPTGISSTGGIFVQKDGKSNISDTQSAIFEYPELNVVWQHRTWGNPDDPEYPWAFKIFGEKGMLAGSTMQADYTPLDKDEKPIHFECLFERENYPEDLTEPDIELNAAPATRLHMQDWLKAIDNNTLPVADIEEGHISTASCILANISMDLGGRRLEYDPKSMTVIGDKEATKLLRRPYRKGYTHPEPKSV
- a CDS encoding GNAT family N-acetyltransferase → MIEITPATQDDLKYVQSIANQTWPDTFGEILSPEQIDYMLKWMYSLDTLEKQQNKGHLFYLAEENGQKMGFTGIEINQGPGKTKIHKIYILPSAQGKGVGKKLIQKIKEVALAKDQKSLLLNVNKYNEGAIAFYEYLGFKKIKEEVIDIGNGYVMDDFVFELKL
- the truA gene encoding tRNA pseudouridine(38-40) synthase TruA; protein product: MQSRPFSFLFSISYFGARYKGWAPQPNQPTVQRRLERVLRHVLGHEDFSLIGASRTDSGVSCVGGFVQIFLREKVEMDSLLLELNVHLPQDIQLNSVQEVPIDFNLIQSVRQKTYRFYFSNSNDFHPFASAFLLNVAGDLNWEKMKEACELFIGEHNFKGFCRPSENKTDYLRKVISARIASSNELLGQFFPDEIFYFEITGTGFLHHQVRMMMYAIWQIGKGEMELTEIANRFESPGSFEKLPPAPANGLVLWETFLNNL
- a CDS encoding CehA/McbA family metallohydrolase domain-containing protein yields the protein MKNLPLLCVLSALIFVSCKPGEKVEKPSKQWYKGNLHTHSYWSDGDDYPEMIMDWYKSHEYDFVVLSDHNTLAQGEKWKLIPRSPSHEMGFEKYLDKYGDQVVYREDSAGRVEVKLKTLAEYAPMFEEEGEFLIIQSQELTESFESKPLHMNVTNIQQLIPAEGGNSIPEILQNGLDRVKAQRDSTGIPMFLHLNHPNFIWAITPEDIIQLEGERFFEVYNGHPQVNNYGDSLRPSMEVLWDKVQAAYLQAGKPLLYGLAVDDAHNYHVFDQNSSNPGRGWVMVLSESLAPASLIEAMEKGDFYSTTGVTMNEINFDGETLSVAVQPENGVAYTIQFFGTKKSNPSESGVLLKDIKGVTGDYTLEVDDMYVRAKIISSKPKENPYQIGDKEVAWTQPVVAN
- the leuB gene encoding 3-isopropylmalate dehydrogenase, producing the protein MEMNIALLPGDGIGPEVIDQAVKVVKAVGQKFGHQINFTEGVVGAAAIDATGEPYPDSTHEVAAASDAVLFGAIGDPKYDNDPKAKVRPEQGLLLMRQKLGLFANVRPTFTFPSLVHKSPLKLERVEGVDFVFFRELTGGVYFGEPRGRNEQGTKAFDTNMYSKEEITRLARMGFEAAQKRRKLLTCVDKANVMATSRLWRETVQELAPEYPDVKVEYEFVDAVAMRLIQWPKAYDVLITENLFGDILTDEASVISGSMGLMPSASLGTSIKLFEPIHGSYPQAAGKDIANPLATVLSAAMMFEYAFDLKEEAQAISDVVNLSLSEGYATEDIADGGPSYKTSEVGDWLAAKILA
- a CDS encoding alpha-isopropylmalate synthase regulatory domain-containing protein; translated protein: MTAGKRIEIMDTTLRDGEQTSSVSFLPSEKLQIAKLLLDELKVDRIEVASARVSEGELEGVQKITQWAAEKGYLDRVEVLGFVDTPASVDWLTKAGAKVMNLLTKGSLNHLTHQLKKTKEEHFSDIQRSISYAQEKGIDVNVYLEDWSNGMRNSLEYTLELIAFLTTLPIKRIMLPDTLGLLSPEETKKFFLQISGKFPEAHFDFHAHNDYDLSVANVMEAIMYGASGIHTTVNGLGERAGNAPLESVIAVIKDFTDLQINVQEQKIYRVSKLVEQFSGQHIPANKPVVGENVFTQTAGIHADGDNKKNLYFNDLLPERFGRQRKYALGKTSGKANILKNLEELGISLEKDELTKVTQRIIELGDKKERVTTEDLPYIISDVLQNNSISKDIHIEGYHMTHSQGLKPSVQLRLNIYGKSYDATATGDGQYDSFMKAVKKIYKTRKRQLPKLIDYHVSIPPGGKTDAFVETVVTWDYGKIFKTKGLDPDQTVAAMMATEKMLNIVESFNQTPTKEESKFYGNEYRTIAG
- the leuD gene encoding 3-isopropylmalate dehydratase small subunit → MAYDKFTVLTSTAVPLPTDNVDTDQIIPARFLKATEREGFGDNLFRDWRYDVEGNPKKDFVLNDPTYSGKILVAGRNFGSGSSREHAVWAIYDYGFRCVVSSFFADIFKNNCLNIGVLPVTVTPEFADKLLDTITSNPDATITVDIPNQKITLDSTGESESFDINEYKKANMQNGFDDIDYLLNMSDEIDAFAANK
- the leuC gene encoding 3-isopropylmalate dehydratase large subunit, yielding MEKTTLFDKIWDSHVVKSVPSGPDVFFIDKHFIHEVTSPVAFLNLEKRGIGVKNPSRTVATPDHNVPTVDQDKTIKDKLSRMQVERLRENCAKYGIELHDLGSAHHGIVHVIGPELGITQPGMTIVCGDSHTSTHGAFGAIAFGIGTSEVEMVLATQCIMQSKPKKMRITIDGVAGPGVTSKDLILYVISQISAAGATGYFVEYAGSAIQSLSMEARMTVCNMSIEMGARGGLIAPDETTFEYLKGKQYAPAGEEWDQAVAYWKTLKTDEGAVFDKEYHFDAADIEPMITYGTNPGMGIKVKGNIPTTAGMEGSNKASYLKSLAYMGFEPGEAIKGKKVDFVFVGSCTNGRIEDIRSVASFVKGHKKADNITAWIVPGSREVEKMAHEEGLVKILEEAGFELRQPGCSACLAMNDDKIPSGKYAVSTSNRNFEGRQGPGARTMLASPLTVAAVAIAGEICDPREVFQN
- a CDS encoding 2-isopropylmalate synthase: MSEKLWIFDTTLRDGEQVPGCQLNTQEKIVVAKALEELGVDIIEAGFPISSPGDFNSVVEISKAVSNPIICALSRAVEKDIEVAAQSLKFAKKGRIHTGIGVSPYHIQYKLRSTPEEIIARGVAAVKFARRFVDDVEFYAEDAGRSEPDFLNRIIEEVIKAGATVVNIPDTTGYCLPEQYGGIIASLKNNVPNIDKAIIATHCHNDLGMATANTVAGVQHGARQVEVTINGIGERAGNTSMEEVVMAIKCHKSIEVHSDIVTPRIYNTSRLVSKLMNMPVQPNKAIVGRNAFAHSSGIHQDGVLKHRENYEIIDPKDVGVAESTIVLTARSGRAALKHHLDALGVELEGEALREVYEEFLILADKKRDIGRKDLLGLVGKFIEESNFIELEKVNYSSSDTINATVSLKIGNESHTTTAHGNGPVDAVLKAIEKSVKPTVELEEFLIQAITHGSDDVAKVHMRLIKGDKPYYGFASHTDIVLASAQAFVDALNKIPVKEYATA